One window from the genome of Pandoraea fibrosis encodes:
- a CDS encoding DUF3311 domain-containing protein, with protein sequence MVGPFFVNRVTPYILGMPFLLVWLSGALVMTSVVMAIIFYADKARLESGSAGREGV encoded by the coding sequence TTGGTAGGTCCGTTTTTCGTCAACAGGGTCACGCCCTACATTCTCGGCATGCCGTTTCTGCTGGTGTGGCTGTCGGGGGCACTGGTGATGACGTCGGTGGTGATGGCGATCATTTTCTACGCCGACAAGGCACGCCTCGAGTCCGGCAGCGCCGGGCGCGAAGGAGTCTGA
- a CDS encoding sodium:solute symporter family protein — protein sequence MNSALIFIFLAIAVALFLGIRARRGKDMSLEQWAVGGRGFGAAIVFLLMAGEIYTTFVFLGGSGYAYGHGAGAYYLLGYGSLPFILSYFLLPPIWRYAKERGLISQPDFFASKYNSQKMGVLVAIVGFAALIPYLVLQLKGLGIIVSVSSYSALSANQGVLIGAVVVAVYVALSGVHGSAWTSVVKDALVMFVAIFLGLYLPYHYYGGVGEMFAAIEKAKPGFLALRDVGESPVWMVSTVILSTLGFYMWPHMFMAVYTAKREEVLRRNAFVLPIYQLMLLFILFVGFSAVLAVPGLTGGDIDLALFKVSLQTFDPWFVGVIGAAGVLTALVPGSMILMTSATLLANNVYRPLRPQATDAQVARVAKWLAPAVMALAVLFTLNGGQTIVALLLMAYALVTQLFPALLASLFTKNLVTRPAAFASIIVGEATVAWVSLTKKSVASLFPFLPDALKDLNVGIVALVFNVVTLVVVTLLTRRTATAAQLAADAS from the coding sequence ATGAACAGCGCACTGATCTTTATCTTTCTGGCCATTGCGGTCGCCCTGTTCCTGGGGATTCGCGCGCGTCGCGGCAAGGACATGAGTCTGGAGCAATGGGCCGTTGGCGGTCGCGGCTTCGGCGCGGCTATCGTGTTCCTGCTCATGGCGGGCGAGATCTACACGACGTTCGTGTTTCTCGGCGGTAGCGGTTATGCCTACGGGCACGGCGCAGGCGCGTATTACCTGCTCGGCTACGGCAGCCTGCCGTTCATTCTGTCGTATTTCCTGTTGCCGCCGATCTGGCGTTATGCCAAGGAGCGCGGCCTGATTTCACAGCCCGACTTCTTTGCCTCGAAGTACAACAGCCAGAAGATGGGCGTGCTGGTCGCGATTGTCGGCTTCGCTGCCCTGATTCCCTATCTCGTGCTGCAACTCAAGGGGCTTGGCATCATCGTCAGCGTGTCGTCGTATTCGGCCCTCTCGGCGAATCAGGGCGTGCTGATCGGTGCGGTCGTGGTGGCGGTGTATGTCGCGCTCTCCGGCGTGCATGGCTCGGCCTGGACATCGGTGGTGAAAGACGCGCTCGTCATGTTCGTCGCGATCTTCCTTGGCCTCTATCTGCCGTATCACTACTACGGCGGCGTGGGCGAGATGTTCGCGGCCATCGAGAAGGCAAAGCCGGGCTTCCTTGCGCTTCGCGATGTGGGGGAAAGCCCGGTGTGGATGGTCTCGACGGTGATTCTCTCGACGTTGGGCTTCTATATGTGGCCGCACATGTTCATGGCGGTCTACACGGCCAAGCGCGAAGAGGTGCTGCGTCGCAATGCGTTCGTGCTGCCGATCTACCAGCTCATGCTGCTGTTCATCCTGTTCGTCGGCTTTTCCGCGGTGCTCGCGGTGCCGGGCCTCACGGGGGGCGACATCGATCTGGCGCTGTTCAAGGTGTCGCTCCAGACGTTCGATCCGTGGTTCGTGGGCGTGATCGGTGCGGCAGGGGTGCTCACGGCGCTGGTGCCGGGCTCGATGATCCTGATGACCTCGGCCACGCTGTTGGCGAACAACGTGTACCGTCCGCTGCGTCCGCAAGCGACCGATGCGCAGGTGGCGCGTGTGGCCAAGTGGCTGGCGCCGGCGGTCATGGCGCTGGCGGTGTTGTTCACGCTGAACGGCGGCCAGACCATCGTGGCGCTGTTGCTCATGGCGTATGCGTTGGTGACGCAGTTGTTCCCGGCGTTGCTGGCCAGTCTCTTCACAAAGAATCTGGTGACGCGTCCGGCGGCCTTCGCCAGCATCATCGTTGGCGAAGCGACGGTGGCCTGGGTGTCGCTCACGAAGAAGTCGGTGGCCTCGCTGTTCCCGTTCCTGCCGGACGCACTGAAGGACCTCAACGTCGGCATCGTCGCGTTGGTGTTCAACGTGGTGACGCTGGTGGTCGTAACGCTACTCACGCGTCGCACGGCGACGGCAGCGCAATTGGCGGCAGACGCTTCCTGA
- a CDS encoding c-type cytochrome: MTARSLALLLSASLLRHTAPVARVRAGALTFALATFAASAFAAPDIEAGKALFASRCASCHSVGPMAASGFGPQLNGLAHRRAGSLPDFDYSKEMKQSGIVWDDKTLAAFIANPGKTVPGTKMRFWGIGNERKVADLIAYLYTFK; the protein is encoded by the coding sequence ATGACCGCCCGCTCCCTCGCCCTGCTCCTATCGGCCTCTCTTCTGCGCCACACCGCCCCTGTCGCACGCGTGCGAGCCGGCGCATTGACGTTTGCGTTAGCGACGTTCGCCGCTTCGGCCTTCGCTGCACCGGATATCGAGGCGGGCAAGGCATTGTTCGCGTCGCGCTGCGCGTCGTGCCATTCGGTCGGTCCGATGGCGGCGTCGGGGTTCGGCCCACAGCTCAACGGCCTGGCCCACCGCCGCGCCGGCAGCCTGCCAGACTTTGACTACTCGAAGGAAATGAAACAGTCCGGGATCGTGTGGGACGACAAGACGCTTGCCGCCTTCATCGCCAACCCCGGCAAGACCGTGCCCGGTACGAAGATGCGCTTCTGGGGCATCGGCAACGAACGCAAGGTCGCGGATCTGATCGCCTACCTGTACACGTTCAAATGA
- a CDS encoding M20 aminoacylase family protein, protein MKPLSDLDALLAGSDEALRTLRRDLHANPELRFEERRTADVVARFLDELGYVVDRGMAGTGVVASLPGRDPSRGIVLRADMDALPIQEANTFSHASCHHGVMHACGHDGHTTMLLGAAKMLRQLPQLPGSVHFVFQPGEEGGAGAQKMIDDGLFERFPTEAAFGMHNWPSLPAGEFGLRTGPIMAAGVRFRITVRGKGAHAAQPHLGLDPIPLACSLVLQCQTLAARHKDPVAPAVVSVCMMHAGDTDNVIPDTAELRGTIRTLSSAVLNQLQDDIRRIAGGMATAYGAVIDVEFFQYYPATVNSAQAAGLCERVIRQTFGDAATHADVPPNMTSEDFGFMLEARPGAYVLIGNAPRGEAAVGLHHPAYDFNDDIIRDGVRYWVALAKGYFEAYPAALV, encoded by the coding sequence ATGAAGCCTTTGAGCGATCTGGACGCGCTGCTCGCCGGTAGCGACGAAGCGCTGCGCACCTTGCGCCGCGATCTGCATGCCAACCCCGAACTGCGTTTCGAGGAGCGTCGCACGGCCGACGTCGTTGCGCGTTTTCTCGATGAACTGGGCTACGTCGTCGATCGTGGCATGGCCGGCACGGGCGTGGTGGCGAGCCTGCCCGGCCGGGACCCGTCGCGCGGGATTGTCCTGCGTGCAGATATGGACGCGCTACCGATTCAGGAGGCGAATACGTTTTCGCACGCGTCGTGTCATCACGGCGTGATGCATGCCTGCGGGCACGACGGTCACACCACGATGTTGCTGGGAGCGGCCAAGATGCTCAGGCAATTGCCGCAACTGCCAGGGTCCGTGCATTTCGTTTTCCAGCCCGGCGAGGAAGGCGGTGCGGGGGCGCAGAAGATGATCGACGACGGGCTGTTCGAGCGGTTCCCGACGGAGGCCGCGTTCGGCATGCACAACTGGCCGAGCCTGCCCGCAGGCGAGTTCGGGCTGCGCACGGGGCCGATCATGGCCGCCGGGGTGCGCTTTCGGATCACGGTGCGAGGCAAGGGCGCGCACGCGGCCCAACCGCACCTCGGACTCGATCCGATTCCGCTCGCATGCTCACTGGTGCTTCAGTGTCAGACGCTCGCCGCACGCCATAAAGATCCGGTGGCGCCGGCAGTGGTGTCCGTCTGCATGATGCATGCCGGGGATACGGACAACGTCATTCCGGACACGGCGGAGTTGCGTGGCACGATTCGCACGCTATCGTCGGCGGTGCTGAATCAGTTGCAGGACGACATCCGCCGGATCGCGGGCGGAATGGCAACGGCCTACGGCGCGGTCATCGACGTGGAGTTCTTCCAGTACTACCCCGCGACGGTGAATTCGGCGCAGGCGGCCGGACTTTGCGAACGGGTGATTCGCCAAACGTTCGGCGATGCCGCGACACATGCCGACGTGCCGCCGAACATGACGTCGGAGGACTTCGGCTTCATGCTCGAAGCCAGGCCGGGTGCCTACGTGCTGATCGGCAATGCGCCGCGCGGTGAGGCCGCAGTGGGTCTGCACCATCCGGCTTACGACTTCAACGACGACATCATCCGCGATGGCGTGCGGTACTGGGTGGCGTTGGCGAAGGGGTATTTCGAGGCGTATCCCGCAGCGCTTGTGTAA
- a CDS encoding NAD-dependent succinate-semialdehyde dehydrogenase: MYSYPDIKMLIGAEWRSAPGQPVTNPSEGTVIGTVPVAGVADLDDALAAAAQGFKVWRRVPPAQRAEIMLRAIALLKERVESIAFAISLEQGKTLAQARAEVLRGCDLMTWDANEGKRLYGRVIPAEPGMRHTVIREPVGVIAAFTPWNFPMSSPARKVGGALAAGCSIILKAAEETPAGAVLMAQAFRDAGLPDGVFNLVFGDPAMISSHLIASPVVRGITFTGSTPVGKHLAGLAAQHMKPAILELGGHAPVIVCEDADPEAAALACVKGKLNNAGQVCVAPTRFFVHRNVYDAFVAAFARHGGAIRAGHALESSSDIGPVVNERRLAALHSLVDDAVARGARVVCGGQRHEGPGYVFPFTALADVPADARTMQEEPFGPLSLIVPVDSLDEAIERANSVPYGLAGYAFTRSAANAYRLGEALEIGNLAINHLVSAVSETPFGGVKDSGYGREGGTEGLECYTHVKSISHLMDPA; the protein is encoded by the coding sequence ATGTATTCCTATCCAGACATCAAGATGCTGATCGGTGCCGAGTGGCGTAGCGCGCCCGGCCAACCGGTGACGAACCCGTCGGAAGGCACCGTGATCGGCACGGTACCGGTCGCCGGCGTTGCCGATCTCGACGACGCGCTCGCGGCCGCCGCACAAGGCTTTAAGGTATGGCGCCGCGTGCCGCCCGCGCAGCGCGCCGAAATCATGCTGCGCGCGATCGCGTTGCTCAAGGAGCGGGTCGAAAGCATTGCGTTCGCCATTTCGCTGGAACAGGGTAAGACGCTGGCGCAAGCGCGCGCCGAAGTGCTGCGCGGTTGCGATCTGATGACGTGGGACGCCAACGAAGGCAAACGACTCTACGGTCGCGTCATTCCGGCCGAGCCGGGCATGCGCCACACGGTGATCCGTGAACCGGTCGGGGTAATCGCCGCTTTCACGCCGTGGAACTTTCCGATGAGTTCGCCGGCCCGCAAGGTCGGCGGTGCGCTCGCCGCGGGTTGCTCGATCATCCTGAAGGCAGCGGAAGAGACGCCCGCCGGTGCGGTGCTCATGGCACAGGCGTTCCGCGATGCCGGATTGCCCGATGGCGTGTTCAATCTCGTGTTCGGCGATCCGGCCATGATTTCGTCGCACCTGATTGCCAGTCCCGTGGTGCGAGGCATCACGTTCACGGGATCGACGCCGGTGGGCAAGCATCTCGCCGGACTGGCGGCGCAACACATGAAGCCCGCCATTCTCGAGCTTGGCGGTCATGCCCCGGTCATCGTTTGCGAAGACGCCGACCCCGAGGCGGCCGCGCTCGCTTGCGTCAAGGGCAAGCTCAACAACGCAGGGCAGGTGTGTGTCGCACCGACGCGCTTCTTCGTGCACCGCAACGTGTACGACGCCTTCGTGGCCGCCTTCGCCCGGCATGGTGGCGCGATTCGCGCCGGTCACGCGCTGGAGTCTTCCAGCGACATCGGCCCGGTCGTGAACGAACGCCGTCTCGCGGCACTGCACTCACTGGTCGACGACGCCGTGGCGCGTGGCGCGCGCGTGGTCTGCGGCGGTCAGCGTCACGAGGGACCCGGCTATGTGTTTCCGTTCACCGCACTGGCCGACGTGCCGGCCGACGCGCGCACCATGCAGGAAGAGCCGTTCGGCCCGCTGTCGCTGATCGTGCCGGTCGACAGTCTGGATGAAGCCATCGAGCGCGCCAACAGCGTGCCGTATGGCCTCGCAGGCTACGCCTTCACGCGTTCGGCGGCCAACGCCTACCGACTGGGCGAGGCCCTCGAAATCGGCAACCTGGCCATCAATCATCTGGTCTCGGCCGTGTCGGAGACACCCTTCGGCGGTGTCAAGGACAGCGGTTACGGGCGGGAGGGCGGGACCGAGGGACTCGAGTGCTACACGCACGTCAAGAGCATCTCGCATCTCATGGATCCGGCGTAA
- a CDS encoding 6,7-dimethyl-8-ribityllumazine synthase gives MMNSFDISRIAFVQAGWHADLLNGARDAFFSRMAELGVPDGRIVSFDVPGAFEIPLFARRLAVTGEYDAIVGAALVVNGGIYRHEFVAQAVVDGLMRVQLDTDVPVFSMSLTPHHFHSHDEHDTFFREHLRHKGREVADACAGMLRALSAISPDAGRAGTD, from the coding sequence ATGATGAATTCCTTCGACATTTCCCGCATCGCGTTCGTGCAGGCCGGTTGGCATGCCGACTTGCTCAACGGCGCACGCGATGCGTTTTTTTCCCGGATGGCGGAACTGGGTGTGCCCGATGGGCGGATCGTCAGTTTCGATGTGCCCGGCGCGTTCGAGATCCCATTGTTTGCGCGTCGGCTTGCCGTGACCGGCGAATACGACGCGATCGTCGGGGCGGCATTGGTCGTCAATGGCGGCATCTATCGACACGAGTTCGTGGCGCAGGCGGTCGTCGACGGACTGATGCGCGTGCAACTCGACACCGACGTGCCGGTGTTCTCGATGTCGCTCACGCCGCACCACTTCCACTCGCATGACGAGCACGACACTTTCTTTAGAGAGCACCTGCGGCACAAGGGGCGCGAGGTTGCAGATGCCTGCGCCGGGATGTTGCGCGCGCTTTCGGCCATCTCGCCCGACGCTGGCCGGGCCGGCACGGACTGA